A DNA window from Betta splendens chromosome 6, fBetSpl5.4, whole genome shotgun sequence contains the following coding sequences:
- the srpk2 gene encoding SRSF protein kinase 2 isoform X1: MRERESDREGRFRLPPPSWPLLLWGREGNMSSRKVMAIQARRRRPKGKKDKTGHHRRPETQQKAPVSAPPPPPPPPPPPEPAVPPEPEEEILGSDDEEQEDPADYCKGGYHPVKIGDLFNGRYHVIRKLGWGHFSTVWLCWDIQVKNFVAMKVVKSAQHYTETALDEIKLLRCVRESDPGDPNKDMVVQLIDDFKISGVNGIHVCMVFEVLGHHLLKWIIKSNYQGLPLPCVKSIIRQVLQGLDYLHSKCKIIHTDIKPENILMCVDDAFVRRMAMEATEWQKAGAPPPSGSAVSTAPQLKPVSTTDVGKISKNKKKKLKKKQKRQAELLERRMQEIEALEREAERREERAKDGAEHEVLEHKLPSPPQPPSLPLGPSMALGESDDDEEEEEDGEEEEEEAGERDRPIRLTNHTCASPPQDQSETPHAGGDNPDGEAEDDEEPTPVAEKDAPIPPTSEEGSGDPATEAKEVEGEEEEEEEKGVKQTEDENEHGEAEDKEEEEEQEEGAKEKETEKEENETEEPKKESKTEEAEVQEDQSKGPEAEDEEEEEDDEDDDTTADLLTESTSPVKPTNNKTNSAKTNGHVLLVSEGPKANPGTPPPPSPTPEPLLCPLVESELSYTDRDNSLSSGYELYNGEPGLTNGSSERHRGMMPLFPDLPLDPEPGDPVCGGTADIGAGPSPNSPTADRSRTVSSSSMGDTPKVRARAADLLINPLDPRNAETIRVKIADLGNACWVHKHFTEDIQTRQYRSIEVLIGAGYSTPADIWSTACMAFELATGDYLFEPHSGEDYSRDEDHIAHIIELLGCIPRHFALSGKYSREFFNRRDHIALIMELLGKVPRKVVAAGKYSREFFSKKGELRHITKLKPWSLFDVLVEKYGWAHEDAGHFTHFLLPMLEMVPEKRASASECLNHPWLTS; encoded by the exons GCCTGAGACCCAGCAGAAAGCCCCCGTGAgcgcccctcctcccccgccgccccctccgcctcccccaGAGCCGGCGGTTCCCCCAGAGCCGGAGGAGGAGATCCTGGGCTCCGacgatgaggagcaggaggatcCGGCGGACTACTGCAAag GAGGGTACCATCCGGTGAAGATCGGGGATTTGTTCAACGGGAGGTACCATGTGATCAGGAAGCTGGGGTGGGGCCACTTCTCCACCGTATGGCTGTGCtgggacataca AGTGAAGAACTTTGTGGCGATGAAGGTGGTGAAGAGCGCCCAGCATTACACGGAAACGGCGCTGGATGAGATTAAGCTGCTGCGATGT gtgaGGGAGAGCGACCCCGGCGACCCCAACAAGGACATGGTGGTCCAGCTGATCGATGACTTCAAGATCTCTGGCGTGAACGGCATAC ACGTGTGTATGGTGTTTGAGGTGCTGGGTCACCACCTGCTAAAGTGGATCATTAAATCCAACTACCAAGGTCTGCCACTGCCATGTGTGAAGAGCATTATCAGACAG GTGCTGCAGGGTCTGGACTACCTCCACTCGAAGTGTAAAATCATACACACGGACATCAAGCCGGAGAACATCCTCATGTGTGTAGACGATGCCTTCGTCAGACGCATGGCGATGGAGGCGACCGAGTGGCAGAAAGCAGGCGCCCCCCCACCGTCCGGATCCGCAG TTAGCACAGCCCCCCAGCTCAAACCGGTGAGTACAACAGAT GTGGGGAAGATTTccaaaaacaagaagaagaagctgaagaagaagcagaagcggcaggcggagctgctggagcggcGGATGCAGGAGATTGAAGCCctggagagggaggcggagaggagggaggagcgagCCAAAGACGGGGCGGAACACGAGGTGCTTGAACACAAGCTGCCTTCACCGCCGCAGCCACCATCACTGCCACTGGGCCCCAGCATGGCCCTGGGAGAGAGCGAcgatgacgaggaggaggaggaggacggggaggaggaggaggaggaggcaggcgaGAGGGACAGGCCCATCAGGTTGACTAATCATACAT GTGCATCACCTCCCCAGGATCAGAGCGAGACGCCGCACGCCGGCGGCGACAACCCCGACGGGGAGGCGGAGGACGACGAGGAGCCCACGCCTGTAGCTGAAAAAGATGCCCCCATTCCCCCCACCTCAGAGGAAGGTAGCGGAGATCCAGCAACAGAAGCAAAGGAagtggaaggagaggaggaagaggaggaggagaagggagtgAAACAGACAGAAGATGAGAATGAGCAtggggaggcggaggataaggaggaggaggaggagcaggaggaaggggcgaaagaaaaagagactgaaaaggaggagaacgagACAGAGGAGCCAAAGAAGGAGAGCAAAacagaggaggcggaggtgcaAGAGGACCAGTCGAAGGGGCCGGAggcggaggatgaggaggaggaggaggacgacgaggacgacgacACGACCGCTGACCTCCTCACGGAGAGCACCTCCCCCGTCAAGCCCACCAACAACAAAACCAACTCTGCCAAAACTAACGGCCACGTGTTGTTGGTGTCGGAAGGACCCAAAGCGAACCCcggcacccccccacccccgtcgCCCACCCCGGAGCCTCTGCTGTGCCCCCTGGTGGAGTCGGAGCTCAGCTACACGGACAGGGACAACTCCCTCAGCTCCGGGTATGAGCTGTATAACGGCGAGCCGGGGCTCACCAACGGCTCCAGCGAGCGTCACAGGGGTATGATGCCCCTCTTCCCCGACCTGCCCCTGGACCCCGAGCCAGGAGACCCCGTTTGTGGTGGAACGGCCGACATCGGAGCAGGACCCTCACCCAACAGCCCCACAGCTGACCGGAGCCGCACTGTGTCGTCTTCAAGCATGGGAGACACGCCCAAAG TCAGAGCCAGAGCTGCAGATCTCCTCATCAACCCATTAGACCCGCGCAATGCCGAGACCATTAGAGTCAAAATCGCTGATCTtggaaatgcctgctgggtg CACAAGCACTTTACAGAGGACATCCAGACCCGACAGTACCGCTCCATCGAGGTCCTGATAGGAGCTGGCTACAGCACACCTGCAGACATCTGGAGTACTGCCTGCATG GCGTTTGAGCTGGCGACTGGAGATTACCTGTTTGAGCCCCACTCTGGAGAGGACTACTCCCGGGATGAGG ACCACATAGCCCACATCATAGAGCTGCTGGGCTGTATTCCGAGGCACTTTGCACTCTCCGGAAAATATTCCCGGGAGTTCTTCAACAGACGAG ACCACATCGCTCTGATCATGGAGCTCCTTGGGAAGGTCCCACGCAAAGTGGTCGCTGCCGGGAAGTACAGCCGAGAGTTTTTCTCCAAGAAAG GTGAGCTGCGGCATATCACCAAGCTAAAGCCCTGGTCGCTGTTCGACGTGCTGGTGGAGAAGTACGGCTGGGCGCACGAAGACGCCGGCCACTTCACCCACTTCCTCCTGCCCATGCTGGAGATGGTGCCTGAGAAGAGGGCCTCGGCCAGCGAATGCCTCAACCACCCCTGGCTCACCTCGTAG
- the srpk2 gene encoding SRSF protein kinase 2 isoform X8, which yields MRERESDREGRFRLPPPSWPLLLWGREGNMSSRKVMAIQARRRRPKGKKDKTGHHRRPETQQKAPVSAPPPPPPPPPPPEPAVPPEPEEEILGSDDEEQEDPADYCKGGYHPVKIGDLFNGRYHVIRKLGWGHFSTVWLCWDIQVKNFVAMKVVKSAQHYTETALDEIKLLRCVRESDPGDPNKDMVVQLIDDFKISGVNGIHVCMVFEVLGHHLLKWIIKSNYQGLPLPCVKSIIRQVLQGLDYLHSKCKIIHTDIKPENILMCVDDAFVRRMAMEATEWQKAGAPPPSGSAVSTAPQLKPVGKISKNKKKKLKKKQKRQAELLERRMQEIEALEREAERREERAKDGAEHEVLEHKLPSPPQPPSLPLGPSMALGESDDDEEEEEDGEEEEEEAGERDRPIRLTNHTCASPPQDQSETPHAGGDNPDGEAEDDEEPTPVAEKDAPIPPTSEEGSGDPATEAKEVEGEEEEEEEKGVKQTEDENEHGEAEDKEEEEEQEEGAKEKETEKEENETEEPKKESKTEEAEVQEDQSKGPEAEDEEEEEDDEDDDTTADLLTESTSPVKPTNNKTNSAKTNGHVLLVSEGPKANPGTPPPPSPTPEPLLCPLVESELSYTDRDNSLSSGYELYNGEPGLTNGSSERHRGMMPLFPDLPLDPEPGDPVCGGTADIGAGPSPNSPTADRSRTVSSSSMGDTPKVRARAADLLINPLDPRNAETIRVKIADLGNACWVHKHFTEDIQTRQYRSIEVLIGAGYSTPADIWSTACMAFELATGDYLFEPHSGEDYSRDEDHIAHIIELLGCIPRHFALSGKYSREFFNRRGELRHITKLKPWSLFDVLVEKYGWAHEDAGHFTHFLLPMLEMVPEKRASASECLNHPWLTS from the exons GCCTGAGACCCAGCAGAAAGCCCCCGTGAgcgcccctcctcccccgccgccccctccgcctcccccaGAGCCGGCGGTTCCCCCAGAGCCGGAGGAGGAGATCCTGGGCTCCGacgatgaggagcaggaggatcCGGCGGACTACTGCAAag GAGGGTACCATCCGGTGAAGATCGGGGATTTGTTCAACGGGAGGTACCATGTGATCAGGAAGCTGGGGTGGGGCCACTTCTCCACCGTATGGCTGTGCtgggacataca AGTGAAGAACTTTGTGGCGATGAAGGTGGTGAAGAGCGCCCAGCATTACACGGAAACGGCGCTGGATGAGATTAAGCTGCTGCGATGT gtgaGGGAGAGCGACCCCGGCGACCCCAACAAGGACATGGTGGTCCAGCTGATCGATGACTTCAAGATCTCTGGCGTGAACGGCATAC ACGTGTGTATGGTGTTTGAGGTGCTGGGTCACCACCTGCTAAAGTGGATCATTAAATCCAACTACCAAGGTCTGCCACTGCCATGTGTGAAGAGCATTATCAGACAG GTGCTGCAGGGTCTGGACTACCTCCACTCGAAGTGTAAAATCATACACACGGACATCAAGCCGGAGAACATCCTCATGTGTGTAGACGATGCCTTCGTCAGACGCATGGCGATGGAGGCGACCGAGTGGCAGAAAGCAGGCGCCCCCCCACCGTCCGGATCCGCAG TTAGCACAGCCCCCCAGCTCAAACCG GTGGGGAAGATTTccaaaaacaagaagaagaagctgaagaagaagcagaagcggcaggcggagctgctggagcggcGGATGCAGGAGATTGAAGCCctggagagggaggcggagaggagggaggagcgagCCAAAGACGGGGCGGAACACGAGGTGCTTGAACACAAGCTGCCTTCACCGCCGCAGCCACCATCACTGCCACTGGGCCCCAGCATGGCCCTGGGAGAGAGCGAcgatgacgaggaggaggaggaggacggggaggaggaggaggaggaggcaggcgaGAGGGACAGGCCCATCAGGTTGACTAATCATACAT GTGCATCACCTCCCCAGGATCAGAGCGAGACGCCGCACGCCGGCGGCGACAACCCCGACGGGGAGGCGGAGGACGACGAGGAGCCCACGCCTGTAGCTGAAAAAGATGCCCCCATTCCCCCCACCTCAGAGGAAGGTAGCGGAGATCCAGCAACAGAAGCAAAGGAagtggaaggagaggaggaagaggaggaggagaagggagtgAAACAGACAGAAGATGAGAATGAGCAtggggaggcggaggataaggaggaggaggaggagcaggaggaaggggcgaaagaaaaagagactgaaaaggaggagaacgagACAGAGGAGCCAAAGAAGGAGAGCAAAacagaggaggcggaggtgcaAGAGGACCAGTCGAAGGGGCCGGAggcggaggatgaggaggaggaggaggacgacgaggacgacgacACGACCGCTGACCTCCTCACGGAGAGCACCTCCCCCGTCAAGCCCACCAACAACAAAACCAACTCTGCCAAAACTAACGGCCACGTGTTGTTGGTGTCGGAAGGACCCAAAGCGAACCCcggcacccccccacccccgtcgCCCACCCCGGAGCCTCTGCTGTGCCCCCTGGTGGAGTCGGAGCTCAGCTACACGGACAGGGACAACTCCCTCAGCTCCGGGTATGAGCTGTATAACGGCGAGCCGGGGCTCACCAACGGCTCCAGCGAGCGTCACAGGGGTATGATGCCCCTCTTCCCCGACCTGCCCCTGGACCCCGAGCCAGGAGACCCCGTTTGTGGTGGAACGGCCGACATCGGAGCAGGACCCTCACCCAACAGCCCCACAGCTGACCGGAGCCGCACTGTGTCGTCTTCAAGCATGGGAGACACGCCCAAAG TCAGAGCCAGAGCTGCAGATCTCCTCATCAACCCATTAGACCCGCGCAATGCCGAGACCATTAGAGTCAAAATCGCTGATCTtggaaatgcctgctgggtg CACAAGCACTTTACAGAGGACATCCAGACCCGACAGTACCGCTCCATCGAGGTCCTGATAGGAGCTGGCTACAGCACACCTGCAGACATCTGGAGTACTGCCTGCATG GCGTTTGAGCTGGCGACTGGAGATTACCTGTTTGAGCCCCACTCTGGAGAGGACTACTCCCGGGATGAGG ACCACATAGCCCACATCATAGAGCTGCTGGGCTGTATTCCGAGGCACTTTGCACTCTCCGGAAAATATTCCCGGGAGTTCTTCAACAGACGAG GTGAGCTGCGGCATATCACCAAGCTAAAGCCCTGGTCGCTGTTCGACGTGCTGGTGGAGAAGTACGGCTGGGCGCACGAAGACGCCGGCCACTTCACCCACTTCCTCCTGCCCATGCTGGAGATGGTGCCTGAGAAGAGGGCCTCGGCCAGCGAATGCCTCAACCACCCCTGGCTCACCTCGTAG
- the srpk2 gene encoding SRSF protein kinase 2 isoform X9, with protein MRERESDREGRFRLPPPSWPLLLWGREGNMSSRKVMAIQARRRRPKGKKDKTGHHRRPETQQKAPVSAPPPPPPPPPPPEPAVPPEPEEEILGSDDEEQEDPADYCKGGYHPVKIGDLFNGRYHVIRKLGWGHFSTVWLCWDIQVKNFVAMKVVKSAQHYTETALDEIKLLRCVRESDPGDPNKDMVVQLIDDFKISGVNGIHVCMVFEVLGHHLLKWIIKSNYQGLPLPCVKSIIRQVLQGLDYLHSKCKIIHTDIKPENILMCVDDAFVRRMAMEATEWQKAGAPPPSGSAVSTAPQLKPVGKISKNKKKKLKKKQKRQAELLERRMQEIEALEREAERREERAKDGAEHEVLEHKLPSPPQPPSLPLGPSMALGESDDDEEEEEDGEEEEEEAGERDRPIRLTNHTCASPPQDQSETPHAGGDNPDGEAEDDEEPTPVAEKDAPIPPTSEEGSGDPATEAKEVEGEEEEEEEKGVKQTEDENEHGEAEDKEEEEEQEEGAKEKETEKEENETEEPKKESKTEEAEVQEDQSKGPEAEDEEEEEDDEDDDTTADLLTESTSPVKPTNNKTNSAKTNGHVLLVSEGPKANPGTPPPPSPTPEPLLCPLVESELSYTDRDNSLSSGYELYNGEPGLTNGSSERHRGMMPLFPDLPLDPEPGDPVCGGTADIGAGPSPNSPTADRSRTVSSSSMGDTPKVRARAADLLINPLDPRNAETIRVKIADLGNACWVHKHFTEDIQTRQYRSIEVLIGAGYSTPADIWSTACMAFELATGDYLFEPHSGEDYSRDEDHIALIMELLGKVPRKVVAAGKYSREFFSKKGELRHITKLKPWSLFDVLVEKYGWAHEDAGHFTHFLLPMLEMVPEKRASASECLNHPWLTS; from the exons GCCTGAGACCCAGCAGAAAGCCCCCGTGAgcgcccctcctcccccgccgccccctccgcctcccccaGAGCCGGCGGTTCCCCCAGAGCCGGAGGAGGAGATCCTGGGCTCCGacgatgaggagcaggaggatcCGGCGGACTACTGCAAag GAGGGTACCATCCGGTGAAGATCGGGGATTTGTTCAACGGGAGGTACCATGTGATCAGGAAGCTGGGGTGGGGCCACTTCTCCACCGTATGGCTGTGCtgggacataca AGTGAAGAACTTTGTGGCGATGAAGGTGGTGAAGAGCGCCCAGCATTACACGGAAACGGCGCTGGATGAGATTAAGCTGCTGCGATGT gtgaGGGAGAGCGACCCCGGCGACCCCAACAAGGACATGGTGGTCCAGCTGATCGATGACTTCAAGATCTCTGGCGTGAACGGCATAC ACGTGTGTATGGTGTTTGAGGTGCTGGGTCACCACCTGCTAAAGTGGATCATTAAATCCAACTACCAAGGTCTGCCACTGCCATGTGTGAAGAGCATTATCAGACAG GTGCTGCAGGGTCTGGACTACCTCCACTCGAAGTGTAAAATCATACACACGGACATCAAGCCGGAGAACATCCTCATGTGTGTAGACGATGCCTTCGTCAGACGCATGGCGATGGAGGCGACCGAGTGGCAGAAAGCAGGCGCCCCCCCACCGTCCGGATCCGCAG TTAGCACAGCCCCCCAGCTCAAACCG GTGGGGAAGATTTccaaaaacaagaagaagaagctgaagaagaagcagaagcggcaggcggagctgctggagcggcGGATGCAGGAGATTGAAGCCctggagagggaggcggagaggagggaggagcgagCCAAAGACGGGGCGGAACACGAGGTGCTTGAACACAAGCTGCCTTCACCGCCGCAGCCACCATCACTGCCACTGGGCCCCAGCATGGCCCTGGGAGAGAGCGAcgatgacgaggaggaggaggaggacggggaggaggaggaggaggaggcaggcgaGAGGGACAGGCCCATCAGGTTGACTAATCATACAT GTGCATCACCTCCCCAGGATCAGAGCGAGACGCCGCACGCCGGCGGCGACAACCCCGACGGGGAGGCGGAGGACGACGAGGAGCCCACGCCTGTAGCTGAAAAAGATGCCCCCATTCCCCCCACCTCAGAGGAAGGTAGCGGAGATCCAGCAACAGAAGCAAAGGAagtggaaggagaggaggaagaggaggaggagaagggagtgAAACAGACAGAAGATGAGAATGAGCAtggggaggcggaggataaggaggaggaggaggagcaggaggaaggggcgaaagaaaaagagactgaaaaggaggagaacgagACAGAGGAGCCAAAGAAGGAGAGCAAAacagaggaggcggaggtgcaAGAGGACCAGTCGAAGGGGCCGGAggcggaggatgaggaggaggaggaggacgacgaggacgacgacACGACCGCTGACCTCCTCACGGAGAGCACCTCCCCCGTCAAGCCCACCAACAACAAAACCAACTCTGCCAAAACTAACGGCCACGTGTTGTTGGTGTCGGAAGGACCCAAAGCGAACCCcggcacccccccacccccgtcgCCCACCCCGGAGCCTCTGCTGTGCCCCCTGGTGGAGTCGGAGCTCAGCTACACGGACAGGGACAACTCCCTCAGCTCCGGGTATGAGCTGTATAACGGCGAGCCGGGGCTCACCAACGGCTCCAGCGAGCGTCACAGGGGTATGATGCCCCTCTTCCCCGACCTGCCCCTGGACCCCGAGCCAGGAGACCCCGTTTGTGGTGGAACGGCCGACATCGGAGCAGGACCCTCACCCAACAGCCCCACAGCTGACCGGAGCCGCACTGTGTCGTCTTCAAGCATGGGAGACACGCCCAAAG TCAGAGCCAGAGCTGCAGATCTCCTCATCAACCCATTAGACCCGCGCAATGCCGAGACCATTAGAGTCAAAATCGCTGATCTtggaaatgcctgctgggtg CACAAGCACTTTACAGAGGACATCCAGACCCGACAGTACCGCTCCATCGAGGTCCTGATAGGAGCTGGCTACAGCACACCTGCAGACATCTGGAGTACTGCCTGCATG GCGTTTGAGCTGGCGACTGGAGATTACCTGTTTGAGCCCCACTCTGGAGAGGACTACTCCCGGGATGAGG ACCACATCGCTCTGATCATGGAGCTCCTTGGGAAGGTCCCACGCAAAGTGGTCGCTGCCGGGAAGTACAGCCGAGAGTTTTTCTCCAAGAAAG GTGAGCTGCGGCATATCACCAAGCTAAAGCCCTGGTCGCTGTTCGACGTGCTGGTGGAGAAGTACGGCTGGGCGCACGAAGACGCCGGCCACTTCACCCACTTCCTCCTGCCCATGCTGGAGATGGTGCCTGAGAAGAGGGCCTCGGCCAGCGAATGCCTCAACCACCCCTGGCTCACCTCGTAG
- the srpk2 gene encoding SRSF protein kinase 2 isoform X6, with amino-acid sequence MSVNSEKSSSPERPETQQKAPVSAPPPPPPPPPPPEPAVPPEPEEEILGSDDEEQEDPADYCKGGYHPVKIGDLFNGRYHVIRKLGWGHFSTVWLCWDIQVKNFVAMKVVKSAQHYTETALDEIKLLRCVRESDPGDPNKDMVVQLIDDFKISGVNGIHVCMVFEVLGHHLLKWIIKSNYQGLPLPCVKSIIRQVLQGLDYLHSKCKIIHTDIKPENILMCVDDAFVRRMAMEATEWQKAGAPPPSGSAVSTAPQLKPVSTTDVGKISKNKKKKLKKKQKRQAELLERRMQEIEALEREAERREERAKDGAEHEVLEHKLPSPPQPPSLPLGPSMALGESDDDEEEEEDGEEEEEEAGERDRPIRLTNHTCASPPQDQSETPHAGGDNPDGEAEDDEEPTPVAEKDAPIPPTSEEGSGDPATEAKEVEGEEEEEEEKGVKQTEDENEHGEAEDKEEEEEQEEGAKEKETEKEENETEEPKKESKTEEAEVQEDQSKGPEAEDEEEEEDDEDDDTTADLLTESTSPVKPTNNKTNSAKTNGHVLLVSEGPKANPGTPPPPSPTPEPLLCPLVESELSYTDRDNSLSSGYELYNGEPGLTNGSSERHRGMMPLFPDLPLDPEPGDPVCGGTADIGAGPSPNSPTADRSRTVSSSSMGDTPKVRARAADLLINPLDPRNAETIRVKIADLGNACWVHKHFTEDIQTRQYRSIEVLIGAGYSTPADIWSTACMAFELATGDYLFEPHSGEDYSRDEDHIAHIIELLGCIPRHFALSGKYSREFFNRRDHIALIMELLGKVPRKVVAAGKYSREFFSKKGELRHITKLKPWSLFDVLVEKYGWAHEDAGHFTHFLLPMLEMVPEKRASASECLNHPWLTS; translated from the exons GCCTGAGACCCAGCAGAAAGCCCCCGTGAgcgcccctcctcccccgccgccccctccgcctcccccaGAGCCGGCGGTTCCCCCAGAGCCGGAGGAGGAGATCCTGGGCTCCGacgatgaggagcaggaggatcCGGCGGACTACTGCAAag GAGGGTACCATCCGGTGAAGATCGGGGATTTGTTCAACGGGAGGTACCATGTGATCAGGAAGCTGGGGTGGGGCCACTTCTCCACCGTATGGCTGTGCtgggacataca AGTGAAGAACTTTGTGGCGATGAAGGTGGTGAAGAGCGCCCAGCATTACACGGAAACGGCGCTGGATGAGATTAAGCTGCTGCGATGT gtgaGGGAGAGCGACCCCGGCGACCCCAACAAGGACATGGTGGTCCAGCTGATCGATGACTTCAAGATCTCTGGCGTGAACGGCATAC ACGTGTGTATGGTGTTTGAGGTGCTGGGTCACCACCTGCTAAAGTGGATCATTAAATCCAACTACCAAGGTCTGCCACTGCCATGTGTGAAGAGCATTATCAGACAG GTGCTGCAGGGTCTGGACTACCTCCACTCGAAGTGTAAAATCATACACACGGACATCAAGCCGGAGAACATCCTCATGTGTGTAGACGATGCCTTCGTCAGACGCATGGCGATGGAGGCGACCGAGTGGCAGAAAGCAGGCGCCCCCCCACCGTCCGGATCCGCAG TTAGCACAGCCCCCCAGCTCAAACCGGTGAGTACAACAGAT GTGGGGAAGATTTccaaaaacaagaagaagaagctgaagaagaagcagaagcggcaggcggagctgctggagcggcGGATGCAGGAGATTGAAGCCctggagagggaggcggagaggagggaggagcgagCCAAAGACGGGGCGGAACACGAGGTGCTTGAACACAAGCTGCCTTCACCGCCGCAGCCACCATCACTGCCACTGGGCCCCAGCATGGCCCTGGGAGAGAGCGAcgatgacgaggaggaggaggaggacggggaggaggaggaggaggaggcaggcgaGAGGGACAGGCCCATCAGGTTGACTAATCATACAT GTGCATCACCTCCCCAGGATCAGAGCGAGACGCCGCACGCCGGCGGCGACAACCCCGACGGGGAGGCGGAGGACGACGAGGAGCCCACGCCTGTAGCTGAAAAAGATGCCCCCATTCCCCCCACCTCAGAGGAAGGTAGCGGAGATCCAGCAACAGAAGCAAAGGAagtggaaggagaggaggaagaggaggaggagaagggagtgAAACAGACAGAAGATGAGAATGAGCAtggggaggcggaggataaggaggaggaggaggagcaggaggaaggggcgaaagaaaaagagactgaaaaggaggagaacgagACAGAGGAGCCAAAGAAGGAGAGCAAAacagaggaggcggaggtgcaAGAGGACCAGTCGAAGGGGCCGGAggcggaggatgaggaggaggaggaggacgacgaggacgacgacACGACCGCTGACCTCCTCACGGAGAGCACCTCCCCCGTCAAGCCCACCAACAACAAAACCAACTCTGCCAAAACTAACGGCCACGTGTTGTTGGTGTCGGAAGGACCCAAAGCGAACCCcggcacccccccacccccgtcgCCCACCCCGGAGCCTCTGCTGTGCCCCCTGGTGGAGTCGGAGCTCAGCTACACGGACAGGGACAACTCCCTCAGCTCCGGGTATGAGCTGTATAACGGCGAGCCGGGGCTCACCAACGGCTCCAGCGAGCGTCACAGGGGTATGATGCCCCTCTTCCCCGACCTGCCCCTGGACCCCGAGCCAGGAGACCCCGTTTGTGGTGGAACGGCCGACATCGGAGCAGGACCCTCACCCAACAGCCCCACAGCTGACCGGAGCCGCACTGTGTCGTCTTCAAGCATGGGAGACACGCCCAAAG TCAGAGCCAGAGCTGCAGATCTCCTCATCAACCCATTAGACCCGCGCAATGCCGAGACCATTAGAGTCAAAATCGCTGATCTtggaaatgcctgctgggtg CACAAGCACTTTACAGAGGACATCCAGACCCGACAGTACCGCTCCATCGAGGTCCTGATAGGAGCTGGCTACAGCACACCTGCAGACATCTGGAGTACTGCCTGCATG GCGTTTGAGCTGGCGACTGGAGATTACCTGTTTGAGCCCCACTCTGGAGAGGACTACTCCCGGGATGAGG ACCACATAGCCCACATCATAGAGCTGCTGGGCTGTATTCCGAGGCACTTTGCACTCTCCGGAAAATATTCCCGGGAGTTCTTCAACAGACGAG ACCACATCGCTCTGATCATGGAGCTCCTTGGGAAGGTCCCACGCAAAGTGGTCGCTGCCGGGAAGTACAGCCGAGAGTTTTTCTCCAAGAAAG GTGAGCTGCGGCATATCACCAAGCTAAAGCCCTGGTCGCTGTTCGACGTGCTGGTGGAGAAGTACGGCTGGGCGCACGAAGACGCCGGCCACTTCACCCACTTCCTCCTGCCCATGCTGGAGATGGTGCCTGAGAAGAGGGCCTCGGCCAGCGAATGCCTCAACCACCCCTGGCTCACCTCGTAG